One region of Cobetia sp. cqz5-12 genomic DNA includes:
- the pdxH gene encoding pyridoxamine 5'-phosphate oxidase has product MNRDIADVRRTYSGDGLSLANTPLEPFELFQEWLTSALSADDNDANVMTLSTVDSQGKPHARIVLLKGCDSEGFIFYTNYQSHKGSELANVPFAALTFWWPALERQVRIEGSVEKVAEATSDQYFASRPKGSQLGAWVSQQSVEIPDREWLSERQGRFEQVYATTEVPRPEHWGGYRVVPEMIEFWQGQPSRLHDRVRYQRLDTEDGKWHKQLLAP; this is encoded by the coding sequence ATGAACCGCGATATCGCCGATGTGCGCAGAACCTATTCCGGTGATGGCCTGAGCCTTGCGAACACACCGCTGGAACCCTTCGAGCTGTTCCAGGAGTGGTTGACCAGCGCCCTGTCCGCCGATGACAACGACGCCAATGTCATGACGCTCTCCACCGTCGACAGCCAGGGCAAGCCGCATGCGCGCATCGTGCTGCTCAAGGGCTGCGACAGTGAAGGCTTCATCTTCTATACCAACTATCAGAGCCACAAGGGCAGCGAACTGGCCAATGTGCCCTTCGCCGCGCTGACCTTCTGGTGGCCCGCGCTGGAGCGCCAGGTGCGCATCGAAGGCAGCGTCGAGAAAGTCGCGGAAGCCACCTCCGATCAGTACTTCGCCTCACGCCCCAAGGGAAGCCAGTTGGGCGCCTGGGTCTCGCAGCAGAGTGTCGAGATTCCCGATCGCGAATGGCTCAGCGAGCGTCAGGGTCGCTTTGAACAGGTCTATGCCACCACCGAGGTGCCGCGACCGGAGCATTGGGGCGGCTATCGCGTGGTGCCGGAGATGATCGAATTCTGGCAGGGTCAACCCTCGCGCCTGCACGATCGCGTGCGCTACCAGCGCCTGGACACCGAAGACGGCAAATGGCACAAGCAGCTGCTGGCGCCTTGA
- a CDS encoding AzlC family ABC transporter permease → MSSPSTASTSHASRDDTTCAGSPPRQPVSGRHLWQQALNQTLPVMFGYIPLGAAFGVLFTQLPLSPWLGLLMSLVILAGAGQFLAVALLGAGAGITEVFVATLLLNSRHLFYGLSLLERFRAAGLGKLYLIFGLTDETYSLLASLPRSGERDDPVARRDDQRLMLRITFLNQSWWVLGTLLGLAAGQLNFDSSGIEFALTALFVVLGIEQWFALRERWPFLLGLLVTFAGLWLLPKDQLLLGSIAAACALLLGQYHYQRGKQPPHGKPVPRDDHPPHGKSGARQTRHNQASEHTTP, encoded by the coding sequence ATGTCATCGCCTTCCACGGCCAGTACCTCGCACGCCTCCCGGGACGACACCACCTGTGCGGGCTCGCCTCCCCGGCAGCCAGTCAGCGGTCGTCACCTATGGCAACAGGCACTTAACCAGACCCTGCCGGTGATGTTCGGCTATATCCCACTGGGCGCAGCCTTTGGCGTGCTGTTCACCCAGCTGCCGTTGAGCCCTTGGCTGGGCCTTCTCATGTCGCTGGTCATTCTGGCCGGGGCCGGCCAGTTCCTGGCGGTGGCATTGCTTGGTGCCGGAGCCGGCATCACCGAGGTCTTCGTGGCTACGCTGCTGCTCAATTCGCGCCACCTATTCTATGGCTTGTCGCTGCTGGAACGCTTCCGCGCGGCGGGCCTTGGCAAGCTCTATCTCATCTTCGGGCTGACCGACGAAACCTACTCGCTGCTGGCCAGTCTGCCGCGCAGTGGCGAGCGCGATGATCCGGTGGCGCGCCGTGATGACCAACGCCTGATGTTGCGCATCACCTTCCTCAACCAGTCCTGGTGGGTACTGGGGACGCTGCTGGGTCTGGCAGCCGGACAGCTCAACTTTGACAGCAGCGGCATCGAGTTCGCGTTGACGGCGCTATTCGTGGTGCTGGGGATCGAACAGTGGTTTGCCCTGCGCGAGCGTTGGCCCTTCCTGCTGGGTCTGCTGGTCACGTTCGCGGGCCTGTGGCTGCTGCCAAAAGATCAGCTGTTGCTGGGCAGCATCGCGGCAGCCTGCGCTCTGTTGCTCGGGCAGTATCATTACCAGCGTGGCAAACAACCGCCACACGGCAAGCCTGTCCCGCGTGACGATCATCCCCCCCACGGCAAGTCTGGCGCGCGCCAGACTCGGCACAATCAAGCCTCGGAGCACACCACCCCATGA
- a CDS encoding branched-chain amino acid transporter permease, translating into MTTLHALLLIAVSAGATFTTRALPFVFLSRHSAHPLILHMGRYLPAIVMVVLIIVSLSAMQLPDLSESAHRISAWRSWLESAEGAGMLVAAICVAGLHLWRRNALLSIAVGTGLYMAWLQLGGV; encoded by the coding sequence ATGACGACCCTGCATGCCTTGCTGCTGATCGCCGTGTCAGCCGGTGCGACCTTCACCACGCGCGCGCTGCCCTTCGTGTTTCTGTCCCGCCATTCGGCCCATCCGCTGATTCTGCATATGGGCCGCTATCTGCCGGCCATCGTCATGGTCGTGCTGATCATCGTCTCGCTGTCCGCCATGCAACTGCCTGACCTGTCAGAGTCCGCGCACCGCATCTCGGCCTGGCGGAGTTGGCTTGAGAGCGCTGAGGGCGCTGGCATGCTGGTCGCGGCCATTTGCGTGGCGGGATTGCATCTGTGGCGACGCAATGCGCTGCTCTCGATTGCCGTCGGTACCGGGCTTTACATGGCGTGGTTGCAGCTGGGTGGTGTCTGA
- a CDS encoding RluA family pseudouridine synthase — MQPQADPFIVPVCHETYAILYADDDILLIHKPSGLLSLSGKHPLNLDSLHHRLVKEYPTAKLLHRLDFGTSGIMLVALNKPANGNLTRQFQDRNIGKSYTAILHGHLEEDSGRISLPIAKDVDQFPLQKICHETGKTAISDFRVIERLENPARTRVEFTPVSGRTHQLRIHSQQIGHPILGCDLYATDEAFFMAERLMLHAEMISFDHPVSGERMAVRSPCPF, encoded by the coding sequence ATGCAGCCACAAGCCGATCCGTTCATCGTTCCCGTCTGCCACGAAACCTACGCGATACTGTACGCCGACGATGACATCCTGCTGATCCACAAGCCCAGTGGCCTGCTCAGCCTATCCGGCAAGCATCCACTCAATCTGGATTCACTGCATCATCGCCTGGTCAAGGAATATCCCACCGCCAAGCTGCTGCATCGGCTGGATTTCGGCACCTCGGGCATCATGCTGGTCGCGCTCAACAAGCCGGCCAACGGCAACCTGACGCGCCAGTTTCAGGATCGAAACATCGGCAAGTCCTACACCGCGATCCTGCATGGCCATCTTGAGGAGGACAGCGGACGTATCTCGCTGCCCATCGCCAAGGATGTCGACCAGTTCCCGCTGCAGAAGATCTGCCACGAGACCGGCAAGACCGCCATCAGTGATTTTCGCGTCATTGAACGCCTGGAGAATCCGGCGCGCACGCGAGTCGAGTTCACGCCGGTGTCAGGTCGCACGCATCAGTTGCGCATTCATAGCCAGCAGATCGGCCACCCGATCCTGGGCTGCGACCTCTATGCGACGGATGAGGCCTTCTTCATGGCCGAGCGCCTGATGCTGCATGCCGAGATGATCAGCTTCGATCACCCGGTGAGCGGTGAGCGCATGGCAGTGCGCAGTCCCTGTCCTTTCTGA